The nucleotide window GAGGATCCGCTGGTAGTGCGTGATCTGGAGGACACCGGTGCCCTGCTCGTCGCGCAGCGCCTCGATCCCCTCGGAGACGTCCTGGAGCCGGTCGATGTCCAGCCCGGAGTCGATCTCGTCGAGCACGGCGATCGACGGCTCCAGCACCGCCGCCTGGAGCACCTCGTTCTGCTTCTTCTCCCCGCCGGAGAAGCCCGCGTTGAGGTACCGCTCGGCGAACTCCGCGTCCATGTCCAACTGCTCCATCTTCTCCTGGAGGAGCTGTTGGAACTCCGCGACGCCGACCTCACCGTCGTCGGCGGGCCCCTCCATCGGGGAGGACTCGTAGCCGGCGGCGTCCTCGTTGGTGTCGTCGCCCTCGGCCGTCTCCTCGTCGGCCTCCTCGTCTTCGAACAGCTCCTCGCGCTCCTCCAGCTTGGCGTTCAGCGCCTGGCGGAGGAAGTTCACCATCGTCACGCCCTCGATCTCCGCGGGGTACTGGAACGCGAGGAAGATCCCGAGTGCGGCCCGCTCGTTCGGCTCCAGATCGAGCAGCTCCCACTCGTAGTCGTCCTCGTCCAGGTCCTCGTCGACGTCCGCGACGTCCGCCTCGTCCAGGTGGAGCGTCACGTCACCCTCGGTGACCTCGTAGGCCGGGTGACCGGCGATCACTTTAGCGGTCGTCGACTTCCCGGAGCCGTTGGGGCCCATCAGGGCGTGGATCTCGCCGCTCGCCACTTCCAAGTCGACGCCACGGAGGATCGACTCCCCCGTCTCGGCCACTTCCGCGTGTACGTTCGACAGTTCTATTGTTGCCATGATTGGTATCCCTCGTACTCTCACAGTGGGCGTTTCCACGCATAATGGTTTCGCATCCGCCCGAGTCCGGTTTCACAGAGGTGAAGATATCTTCCGCTTCTCACAAACGAGGGGGGCTCAGCCCCACTGACCGAGCCCGGTCTGTGTCTGGCCGCTCTCGATCTCGTCCCACGACAGCCCCAGCGACTCGGTGATCCGCTCGATGGGGCCTTTCAGCGTCTTCTCCAGCATCTTGTCGTAGTCCACGTCGAACTCCGGGGGGATCTCGTCGGCGAACTCGTAACAGATCACGTCCGGGTCGCGCTTGAACTCCGTGTAGAGGGCGTCGTCCTGGTCGCCCCCGTTCGGCTCCAGCCCCAGCTCCGACTCGATACGGTCGTAGAAGTCCGGGTGGACGTTGTCGAGGTACAGTCGTTTCGGCTTCGAACCGGACTGGAAGTTGGTGCCCAACAGGAGGTTGGCGTACTTCGCTCCGCGGACCTGGGCGGTGTCCGTCTCGTAGTTGTCGAGACTCTTCCCGATCCCGCCCGGGATGCCGATCTCGTCGACGTCTACGTCGCCCGCCTGGAACGCTTGGATCTCCTCGTGGAGGAACTCCTTCACGTCGTCGAGGTCTTCGCCGGTGACGATCATCTCGATCACGCGCTTCTGAACCCGTTTCGTGATCGGCGCGATGTCCGACCGGGTGTACTCGAACCCCGTGATGTCGATGTCGTCGACGTGTTTCCCCTCCTTCCAGACGATGTGGCCCGCGTAGCGCTTCTTCTTGCCCGCCTGGAAGAACCGCCGGTACAGCTTCTCGAACTCGATCTGGAACCGGTGTTCCTCGGCGTCCAACTCCTCGCTGGCGAACTCGTCGTAGCGGTCGTTGATGTACGACTCGATCTCCTCGCTGGCGTCGATCGCCGCTGCCAGCGTCTGTAACTCCGACTCCGACATTTCCGGGTGGGCCTCCCGGACCGGGTCGGGGACTTCGACCCCAGTTGTTTCCACATCTGAAAGAGATAACATTATAGAATCGGTATCTCCGTACGTAATATCGTAGTCAATTTCGGCGGCCGCCTCCTCCGTGAACTCGATTACGCGCCGGCCCATCGCCGTGATCGCCGCGGCGTTGTCCTTGTCGTACAACCGGAACTGCTCCCACCCCGACACCCCATACAAAGAGTTCATGATTACTTTTATTGAAGATTGTTGTCTGTCGAATTTTTCGTAGGCTTCGGTGTCGGGATCGTGTTCGTTGCGCTGTTGTTTCTTCTGTTCGCGCTCCGTCAGCAGCGCGTCCACCATCTCCCGCATCATCCCGTCCGGTTCCTTCCGGAACCGGGTACCGTTCGGGGCGCGGTACGTCTCCCCGTCGTACGCCTCCGGGTCGTCGACGATCGTCTCCGGGGAGGCGTTGATCGTCACCATACACATCGGGTAGAGGCTCTTCAGGTCGAGCACCGAGACGTTCTCCGCGACCCCGGAGATCGGCTCGAACACGGCCCCGCCCTCGAACTCCTCGCCGGCCTGTTGGCCCTTCGTCGGCAGGACGAACTCCCCGTACGCCTCGTGGAGGACGTACATGTCCACCACGTCGCCGGGGGTGGGGGCGTCCTCCAGCTGACAGCCGACGAACTTCCGGGTGTCGTCCCAGAAGTCGATCAGATTCTGCTGGCGGTCGATCTCGACACACAGCTCCACGTCCCGGAGGTTGTACTCCAGGAGACGCGTCGGGTCGTCCTCCCAGAGGTCGCCGATGTCGCCGGTGTACCGTTCCTTCCCGACGCCCAGTTCCAGCTCCGCGACCGCGTCCAGTCGGTACGAGTCCAACTCGGAGAACTGCGTCCGTTGGTAGGCGTACAACAGGTCGAACACGACACGGCCCTTCACGTCCGGGCCACCCCAGCCCGAGCGCCAGGTCTCCCCGACCCGGGAGGCACGGTCCGGCGCGAGGTCGTAGTCGCTGGCGCCGTTGAGCTCCTCCATCCGGTCGAGAAGGTACGGGGCGTCGAAATCCTCAAAATTCCAACCAGTTGTAACGTCCGGATTAGTCTTTTCCAAGTACGCAATAAATGCGTCCAGCATCGCGTCCTCCGCCGTGAACTGCTCGACACGGACACTCGCCCCTTCGGAGATGAACTCGTAGTCGTCGAAGGAGTCGTCGACGACGCCGTCGCCGACGGGGGCGTCGTACAGCCACAACACGTACTCGTCGCGGTAGGAGTCGTGACTCGTCAGACAGACGATGGGCTCGTCGCCGTCTTCCGGGAAGCCGTTGCGGTCGTCCACCTCGATGTCGAACGTGTTCACCCGGAGGTCGGCGTCCACGTCGGCGGCCTCCAGGTGGTCGGCGGTCACCTGGATCGGGGCGTCCGGGTCGTCGTCGACGCGGCGGGGCTCGACCCTGATCCCGGAGGTGACGCCGTGGTCGATCAGGAAGCGGTTCGGAAACAGAATGTCCGCCTCGTAGGTGGTCCGGAAGTCGTCGCGGATCTGCCCCACGTCCCGGGGGGTGCGGGCGGCGACCTTGGTGACGGGCTCGCCACGGATGCTCTCGAACCGGTCGTTGTCGGGGTCGCCGTGAGGGTGTTCGCGGGTGTCGACGACGACGTCGTACTCGGAGGTGAGGTCGCGGTCGGCGACGTGGTCCGTCGGGACGTAGAAGTACGGCTCCACGCCGACGACGCGGACGTGCTCCAGTTCGTTCTCCGGGGTCCGACCGAACACGTGGACGACCGGGTACTCGTCGCTGCCGCGCCCCTCGACGGAGTAGTCGACGGCGGTCACCATGATCTCG belongs to Halobaculum sp. MBLA0143 and includes:
- a CDS encoding ABC transporter ATP-binding protein is translated as MATIELSNVHAEVAETGESILRGVDLEVASGEIHALMGPNGSGKSTTAKVIAGHPAYEVTEGDVTLHLDEADVADVDEDLDEDDYEWELLDLEPNERAALGIFLAFQYPAEIEGVTMVNFLRQALNAKLEEREELFEDEEADEETAEGDDTNEDAAGYESSPMEGPADDGEVGVAEFQQLLQEKMEQLDMDAEFAERYLNAGFSGGEKKQNEVLQAAVLEPSIAVLDEIDSGLDIDRLQDVSEGIEALRDEQGTGVLQITHYQRILDYVDPDHVHVMLDGEVAMSGGAELAEKLEDQGYDWVREEVYEAA
- a CDS encoding DNA-directed DNA polymerase; protein product: MDQTTFDDLAVSDDGGERPDAEAVAVAGETGTHVSEVIEGDDVRVPDPRAETTVEIMVTAVDYSVEGRGSDEYPVVHVFGRTPENELEHVRVVGVEPYFYVPTDHVADRDLTSEYDVVVDTREHPHGDPDNDRFESIRGEPVTKVAARTPRDVGQIRDDFRTTYEADILFPNRFLIDHGVTSGIRVEPRRVDDDPDAPIQVTADHLEAADVDADLRVNTFDIEVDDRNGFPEDGDEPIVCLTSHDSYRDEYVLWLYDAPVGDGVVDDSFDDYEFISEGASVRVEQFTAEDAMLDAFIAYLEKTNPDVTTGWNFEDFDAPYLLDRMEELNGASDYDLAPDRASRVGETWRSGWGGPDVKGRVVFDLLYAYQRTQFSELDSYRLDAVAELELGVGKERYTGDIGDLWEDDPTRLLEYNLRDVELCVEIDRQQNLIDFWDDTRKFVGCQLEDAPTPGDVVDMYVLHEAYGEFVLPTKGQQAGEEFEGGAVFEPISGVAENVSVLDLKSLYPMCMVTINASPETIVDDPEAYDGETYRAPNGTRFRKEPDGMMREMVDALLTEREQKKQQRNEHDPDTEAYEKFDRQQSSIKVIMNSLYGVSGWEQFRLYDKDNAAAITAMGRRVIEFTEEAAAEIDYDITYGDTDSIMLSLSDVETTGVEVPDPVREAHPEMSESELQTLAAAIDASEEIESYINDRYDEFASEELDAEEHRFQIEFEKLYRRFFQAGKKKRYAGHIVWKEGKHVDDIDITGFEYTRSDIAPITKRVQKRVIEMIVTGEDLDDVKEFLHEEIQAFQAGDVDVDEIGIPGGIGKSLDNYETDTAQVRGAKYANLLLGTNFQSGSKPKRLYLDNVHPDFYDRIESELGLEPNGGDQDDALYTEFKRDPDVICYEFADEIPPEFDVDYDKMLEKTLKGPIERITESLGLSWDEIESGQTQTGLGQWG